One genomic segment of Scophthalmus maximus strain ysfricsl-2021 chromosome 3, ASM2237912v1, whole genome shotgun sequence includes these proteins:
- the LOC124849899 gene encoding cell wall protein DAN4-like, which yields TTTTTPTTTTPTTTTQTPTKTTTPTTTTPTTTTTPATTTTTATTTTPTTTITPTTTTTPTTTSTIIVVTPTTTTPTTSTTPSTTTTPTTTTPTTTTTPATTTTTPTTTTPTTKTTPTTTTTPTTTTTSVVVTPTTTTPTTSTTTPTTTITTPTTTTPTTTTTPTITTTIPTTTTPTTTTTPTTTITTPATTTTTPSTIPTTANPPTTITTLTTTTTTPTTTTPTPTTTTTTPTTTTTTPTVVSHYHNNSHYYKHVSHYHHSHYYNFHYYDSHYQHNNHYYNNSHNHNSHYSNNSHHYNHNSHYHNSHCYNHNS from the exons accacaaccaccactcccactactacaactcccactactacaacccaGACTCCTACTaaaaccacaactcccactaccacaactcccactactaccacAACTCCTgctaccacaaccacaactgccactaccaccactcccactactacaataactcccaccaccacaacaaccccAACTACCACTTCCACGATTATTGTGGTaactcccaccaccacaacacccactactTCAACAACTCCCAGtactaccacaactcccactaccacaactcccactactaccacAACTCCTgctaccacaaccacaactcccactaccaccactcccactactaaaacaactcccaccaccacaacaaccccAACTACCACTACCACCAGTGTTGTGgtaactcccactaccacaacacccactacttcaaccacaactcccaccactacaatcacaactcccactaccacaacacccactactactacaactcccactattaCAACCACAATTCCgactaccacaactcccaccactacaacaactcccactacaacaattacaactcccgctactacaactacaactccttCCACAATTCCCACTACCGCAAATCCCCCTACAACAATTACAACTctcactactacaaccacaactcccactactacaaccccgactcccactactacaaccacaactcccactactacaaccacaactcccac TGTTGTG tcccactaccacaacaactcccactactacaaacACGTctcccactaccaccactcccactactacaacttCCATTACTACGACTCCCACTACCAACACAACAAtcactactacaacaactcccacaaccacaactcccactactcAAATAACTCCCAtcactacaaccacaactcccactaccatAACTCCCATtgctacaaccacaactcctga